A window from Synechococcus sp. RSCCF101 encodes these proteins:
- a CDS encoding glycosyltransferase: MAATVRDAAKRLIARLRNDKLLDAAQLRWARLDVAVHVQPLLWAELKMKIQATKRNYFPHGISFDQSFRRAITESELLGWSLLYSAEHANGFPREKLLRNYSKVRFGESFGWPTRDDQELYLFDTISGFVDEHGSEWLTQAGSFRGYRELVEWPSEQHTIDLVQRSTDYLARQIKPDGSFFYGRWPCFDRSIETYNTLRHFSSVYSLLEGWDHSRDPAQLDRIRTALCHGLDYFTVKVDRSSATEQRAACRFTVEVNGELKLGATAHAVLALAKYQELTDDRSLETTLRELVQGICMFHELADAGFVHVLNASDLAIKDRFRIIYYDGEALFALVRAYEALADRTLLLIARSVANHFIADDHWKAHDHWLGYGFAALFSHDQDPALLRFGLANIRDHLSFIRHRITTYPTLLELCSATYRLIADADRLPACQSIIDDFPLAEFEEAMHFRARYLANGFFWPELAMFFARPNTIANSFYIRHHAFRSRIDDNEHYISGYCAYASIIDSERRSVLLLNRDLPFAPSGIEYAAMERASILAADPTHQVLFLTWCFSPALRRQQHSHVVNQRLAPDVRVLNFFEWLLGIPVGADQPTDHASAQLPSIVAGTWRRECVEGTSHERWFNPLEDAHLYWVKNDPAHGYDYINYFSSGKKCRREVFGVDGRLLKSEILYPDSGAVLIEHYHRHRDSSLALSIHRAQPVDRQSIGPIIQVLLYESGGAVASVHSSLSPLMAQWLQTVLQREVPDTQPRHLVCDRAQDYVDAIRLLKTIRHAEGSAPGFLSTVCLHSHHLRLDSQGNPTTETKHHVNRLRSGDSPFDAAVCLTHRQRDHLRGVLAPLPLTVVPHCEPRHCTAIQSPSPRRREIVYVARYSPEKHHQAALEIAAQVCERVPDVDFTFHGSGRLRSALVRWVNQHSLDQRIHILGHTSNPASVYQKAALSISTSRQEGFSLGILESLACGCPVLAFDVEYGPQELIREGVNGYLFPPGDVPSFVERLVHLLNHPALLANLQESAASQQGHLTHAPELAVSWKRHFRRLQAASAPTSMRRV; the protein is encoded by the coding sequence GTGGCGGCAACGGTACGAGATGCCGCCAAGCGGCTGATTGCTCGCCTGAGGAATGACAAGCTTCTTGACGCCGCGCAACTGCGCTGGGCTCGGCTGGATGTGGCTGTTCATGTGCAGCCACTTCTGTGGGCAGAGTTGAAGATGAAGATTCAGGCTACAAAACGGAACTATTTTCCGCATGGGATCTCATTCGATCAGAGCTTCCGCAGGGCCATCACTGAGTCCGAGCTGCTTGGTTGGAGCCTGCTCTATTCGGCCGAGCATGCCAATGGCTTTCCTCGTGAGAAGCTGCTCCGCAACTACTCCAAGGTGCGCTTTGGAGAATCATTCGGCTGGCCGACTCGCGATGACCAAGAGCTCTATCTCTTTGACACCATCAGCGGTTTTGTTGACGAGCACGGTTCCGAGTGGCTGACACAAGCTGGCTCGTTCCGCGGTTACAGGGAGTTGGTGGAGTGGCCATCCGAGCAGCACACTATTGACCTGGTCCAACGCTCAACCGACTATCTGGCTCGCCAGATCAAGCCCGATGGATCCTTCTTCTATGGCCGATGGCCCTGTTTTGACCGTTCCATCGAGACATACAACACCCTGCGGCACTTCAGTTCGGTTTATTCCCTTCTTGAGGGCTGGGACCACAGCCGCGACCCCGCCCAGTTGGACCGGATCCGAACGGCCTTGTGCCATGGTCTTGACTATTTCACGGTGAAGGTTGATCGGTCGTCTGCGACAGAGCAGAGAGCCGCGTGCCGATTCACCGTTGAGGTGAATGGTGAGTTGAAGCTGGGGGCCACCGCTCATGCCGTTCTGGCTCTTGCCAAGTATCAGGAGCTCACAGACGACAGGAGCCTGGAGACAACCCTGCGTGAATTGGTTCAGGGCATCTGCATGTTCCATGAACTCGCGGATGCTGGGTTTGTGCATGTGCTGAATGCCTCAGATCTCGCCATCAAGGATCGCTTCCGCATCATCTACTACGACGGTGAAGCTCTGTTTGCTCTTGTCAGAGCCTACGAGGCTCTGGCTGACCGGACCCTGCTCTTGATCGCTCGATCTGTTGCGAATCATTTCATCGCTGACGATCACTGGAAGGCCCATGACCACTGGCTGGGTTATGGATTCGCCGCTCTCTTCTCGCACGACCAGGACCCGGCCCTTCTGCGCTTCGGTCTGGCGAACATTCGCGATCACCTTTCGTTCATTCGCCATCGCATCACAACCTATCCGACTTTGCTGGAGCTGTGCTCGGCCACGTACCGGCTGATCGCTGATGCCGATCGCCTGCCGGCCTGTCAATCCATCATTGATGACTTTCCGCTGGCCGAGTTTGAGGAGGCCATGCACTTCCGGGCTCGCTATCTCGCCAATGGCTTTTTCTGGCCCGAGCTGGCCATGTTCTTCGCCAGGCCGAACACCATCGCCAATAGCTTCTACATCCGTCATCACGCCTTCCGCAGCCGCATTGACGATAACGAGCATTACATCTCCGGCTATTGCGCCTATGCGAGCATCATTGACTCGGAGCGGCGATCGGTGCTCCTCCTCAACCGCGACTTGCCTTTCGCTCCCAGTGGCATCGAGTATGCCGCCATGGAGCGCGCCAGCATCCTGGCAGCGGACCCCACCCACCAGGTGCTGTTCCTGACCTGGTGTTTCTCACCTGCCCTCAGGCGCCAGCAGCACAGCCATGTCGTCAACCAGAGGCTGGCACCAGATGTCCGTGTGCTCAACTTCTTCGAGTGGTTGCTTGGCATTCCCGTCGGGGCTGATCAGCCCACCGATCACGCATCTGCTCAGCTTCCATCGATTGTGGCCGGGACCTGGCGCCGTGAGTGTGTCGAGGGCACATCGCATGAGCGCTGGTTCAATCCACTCGAGGATGCTCACCTCTACTGGGTCAAGAACGATCCTGCTCATGGCTATGACTACATCAACTACTTCTCATCCGGCAAAAAGTGTCGCCGTGAGGTGTTCGGGGTGGATGGTCGTCTCCTGAAGAGTGAGATTCTTTATCCAGACTCTGGTGCCGTACTGATTGAACACTATCACCGCCATCGGGATTCTTCTCTGGCCCTGAGCATTCATCGCGCCCAGCCTGTGGATCGGCAGTCAATCGGACCCATCATCCAGGTGTTGCTGTATGAGTCGGGAGGTGCTGTGGCGTCGGTTCACTCCAGCCTCAGCCCACTGATGGCTCAATGGCTGCAGACAGTCCTGCAGCGGGAGGTGCCTGATACCCAGCCCAGGCATCTGGTTTGCGATCGTGCGCAGGACTATGTCGATGCCATCCGTCTGCTGAAGACCATCCGCCATGCTGAGGGGAGTGCTCCTGGCTTCTTGTCCACCGTCTGCCTTCACTCACACCATCTGCGCCTGGATTCCCAGGGGAACCCCACGACTGAGACCAAGCACCACGTCAACCGCCTGCGCTCCGGGGACTCTCCCTTTGATGCAGCTGTCTGCCTGACTCACCGCCAGCGTGATCATCTTCGGGGCGTTCTGGCGCCCCTTCCCCTGACGGTTGTGCCGCACTGCGAGCCGCGTCACTGCACAGCGATCCAATCGCCCAGCCCTCGCCGACGAGAGATCGTGTATGTCGCCCGCTACTCGCCCGAAAAGCATCACCAGGCGGCACTGGAGATTGCGGCGCAGGTCTGTGAGCGTGTCCCTGATGTTGACTTCACGTTCCACGGTTCCGGCCGCCTCCGATCCGCCCTCGTCAGGTGGGTTAACCAGCACTCACTCGACCAACGAATCCACATTCTTGGTCACACCTCGAATCCGGCCAGCGTCTATCAGAAGGCTGCCCTCTCGATCAGCACAAGCCGCCAGGAGGGCTTCTCGCTTGGAATTCTGGAGAGCCTCGCCTGCGGTTGTCCGGTGCTGGCCTTCGATGTGGAGTACGGACCGCAGGAGCTCATCCGTGAGGGCGTGAACGGCTACCTGTTCCCGCCAGGAGATGTCCCCAGCTTCGTTGAACGACTGGTTCATCTCCTCAATCACCCGGCGCTTCTGGCCAACCTTCAGGAGTCTGCCGCCTCGCAGCAGGGGCATCTCACCCATGCTCCTGAGCTGGCTGTGTCCTGGAAGCGTCACTTCAGGAGGCTGCAGGCAGCCAGCGCACCCACCTCAATGCGTCGCGTGTGA
- a CDS encoding HlyD family secretion protein has product MDDIPSSSSAVPPASGTPATPGTGARSVRPLTRAVLVLGLLGVPVLLWPFREPVEIPGVILAEDSKTVTSLYEGTITRVYQYENNYVEKGNPIFQIDSPIFREDALQSQGRLNALKRSYDCMLAALTSLGAPPDPRDVAKAEAAFRQLRAYIALNPRENCEEYSLSRVTTLEAEIAEKEATVARLQGLAEDFRAELDVQASQVRRYEQAARDEVISKIQLEQAQREYLKSLKEYNETRASIVEAERILDQARSRLNETTTQIKLRFRETFDDSISNYLAELERIKRFPGFGFTFGRDARAIPYTVTAPSSGSLGGVLLFRKGDYVKPGDVMASITDPASTLFVVGQATASERKKIAVGDPATISYLSPETGGPVRLQAFVASESLLSQDLTETQAVIDPQQRRAVGRAARPVPTFPIELRFKDRNPASRASAVSGVIAGEQIKATVRTRQTNLLFTFIRPFRQAFTNLTGQS; this is encoded by the coding sequence ATGGACGACATCCCCTCCTCGTCATCAGCCGTGCCCCCAGCCTCGGGCACCCCGGCAACACCCGGCACCGGCGCGCGGTCCGTGAGACCTCTGACTCGGGCGGTGCTGGTGCTGGGTCTGCTCGGCGTGCCGGTGTTGCTGTGGCCTTTCCGGGAGCCGGTGGAGATCCCGGGTGTGATCCTGGCGGAAGACTCCAAGACGGTGACCAGCCTCTATGAAGGCACCATCACCAGGGTTTATCAATATGAGAACAACTATGTGGAGAAGGGAAATCCGATCTTTCAGATTGATTCGCCGATCTTTCGTGAGGATGCATTGCAGTCTCAGGGGCGTCTCAATGCGCTGAAGCGCAGTTACGACTGCATGCTTGCCGCTCTCACCAGCTTGGGGGCTCCTCCTGATCCGCGCGATGTTGCCAAAGCAGAGGCTGCCTTTCGGCAGCTCAGGGCCTACATCGCATTGAACCCGAGGGAGAATTGCGAGGAGTACTCGTTGAGTCGGGTCACGACTCTGGAAGCTGAAATCGCCGAGAAGGAGGCCACGGTCGCTCGCCTTCAAGGCCTCGCTGAAGACTTTCGTGCGGAGCTCGATGTTCAGGCCAGTCAGGTTCGCCGCTATGAACAGGCGGCCCGCGATGAGGTGATCTCCAAGATTCAGCTGGAGCAGGCCCAGCGCGAATACCTCAAATCCCTGAAGGAATACAACGAGACCCGTGCTTCAATCGTGGAAGCTGAGCGCATCCTTGATCAGGCTCGCAGCCGCCTGAATGAAACCACCACCCAGATCAAGCTGCGCTTCCGGGAGACGTTCGACGACTCCATCAGCAACTACCTGGCGGAGCTGGAGAGGATCAAGCGTTTTCCTGGCTTCGGCTTCACCTTCGGCCGGGATGCTCGTGCGATTCCCTACACCGTCACAGCTCCATCATCGGGCTCGCTGGGTGGCGTGCTGCTGTTCCGCAAGGGTGATTACGTGAAGCCCGGCGATGTGATGGCCAGCATCACCGATCCAGCCTCCACCCTGTTTGTGGTCGGTCAGGCCACCGCTTCGGAACGCAAGAAGATTGCTGTGGGCGATCCGGCCACCATCTCCTACCTCTCACCGGAAACCGGTGGGCCGGTGCGTCTTCAGGCGTTCGTGGCCAGTGAGTCGCTCCTGAGTCAGGACCTCACCGAGACGCAGGCCGTGATCGACCCCCAACAGCGTCGTGCCGTGGGCCGGGCTGCAAGGCCTGTGCCCACATTCCCGATCGAGTTGCGCTTCAAGGATCGGAATCCAGCCTCGCGTGCCTCTGCAGTCTCTGGTGTGATCGCGGGAGAGCAGATCAAAGCCACGGTGCGAACGCGCCAGACCAATCTGCTCTTCACCTTCATTCGCCCGTTCCGCCAGGCCTTCACCAATCTCACGGGACAATCCTGA
- a CDS encoding ATP-binding cassette domain-containing protein, with translation MNLVAASALILGFGVAFLLAGAPPLRPLLVPLRGAAVLTYARLLPAWTYPYFDLLSLLPAQVGSFLRLRATTALISLSSAIFIRIVLGQLVPAQSPFLIVLVGAAFSGLIVLDQVTVKATTARASQFISLQLTRRLNRYTLQACFPSRRLQAWSLKSGETLLGLPDRTAQIASSQLMALLGDLVAIVVMGLVFLLITNGEYSFVFVFYLIYILVELLAAYARQAQPAGPPQLQTAKALLNSYRHYPSSYLEAGLQTPVSRALYELQHSRILERLKTNQIDQSNAMTSEIANDLVVVLILLALLTRTAVTLGEAGLFVAGLLILFRLTALIRIAVRRFFLLKKTVQSQPDLADTIARALAFLRRPIPENEGSAASRILVNAPAPSLSMARADLAIRTKAIPLYRNQLRGVSLTHSGCGIVALTGPHESGKTCLLRAIAGLVELQRGEIQIFGCDIRQFSQSDLESHVLLLSRDCFALPPSLQEILIRYQRADQQPESTPWPDRLVRWLGDQQNKLILLDDPELWPLPEDPANRFPQALIQQLARSNLVILATQDRSLLRAADAIFVLKDGLCKPLERTTKRASAPART, from the coding sequence ATGAATCTCGTTGCCGCCAGTGCGCTGATTCTCGGCTTCGGGGTGGCCTTCCTGCTGGCTGGCGCTCCACCGCTGCGGCCACTGCTCGTGCCGCTGCGTGGTGCGGCGGTGCTCACCTACGCGCGGCTCCTTCCGGCCTGGACGTACCCCTACTTCGACCTCCTCTCGCTGCTGCCGGCTCAGGTGGGCTCCTTCCTGCGGCTGAGGGCCACCACCGCTTTGATCAGCCTGAGTTCGGCCATCTTCATCCGGATCGTGCTGGGGCAACTGGTGCCGGCCCAGTCGCCGTTTCTCATTGTTCTGGTGGGAGCGGCCTTCAGCGGTCTGATCGTTCTGGACCAGGTCACGGTCAAGGCCACCACCGCCCGGGCGAGTCAGTTCATCAGCCTTCAATTGACCCGGCGCCTGAACCGATACACCCTCCAGGCCTGTTTCCCCAGCCGGCGTCTGCAGGCCTGGTCGCTCAAGTCGGGAGAAACGCTGCTCGGCCTGCCGGATCGCACGGCCCAGATCGCCTCCAGCCAGCTGATGGCACTCCTGGGAGACCTGGTGGCGATCGTGGTGATGGGCCTGGTGTTCCTGTTGATCACCAACGGTGAGTACTCGTTTGTTTTTGTCTTTTATCTGATCTACATCCTTGTTGAGCTGCTGGCCGCCTATGCCCGGCAGGCACAGCCGGCTGGCCCCCCGCAGCTGCAGACAGCCAAGGCGCTGCTCAACAGCTACAGGCATTACCCCAGCAGTTATCTGGAGGCTGGTCTCCAGACGCCTGTCTCTCGGGCTCTGTACGAGCTGCAGCACAGCCGGATCCTTGAGCGCCTGAAGACCAACCAGATCGACCAGAGCAACGCCATGACCAGTGAGATCGCCAACGATCTCGTTGTGGTGCTGATCCTGCTCGCCCTCCTCACCCGAACGGCGGTGACCCTGGGCGAAGCGGGGCTGTTCGTGGCCGGCCTGTTGATTCTGTTCCGGCTCACGGCATTGATCCGCATCGCTGTGCGCCGTTTCTTTCTATTGAAGAAGACGGTTCAGTCCCAGCCGGATCTCGCTGACACCATCGCTCGCGCCCTCGCGTTCCTTCGCCGGCCGATCCCTGAGAACGAGGGCTCAGCGGCCAGCAGGATTCTCGTGAATGCGCCAGCACCCTCGCTCTCCATGGCCAGGGCCGATCTGGCGATTCGCACCAAGGCCATCCCGCTGTATCGCAACCAGCTGCGGGGGGTGAGCCTGACCCACAGCGGCTGCGGAATCGTGGCCCTTACAGGTCCCCATGAATCGGGCAAGACGTGCCTGCTGCGTGCCATCGCCGGCCTGGTGGAGCTTCAGCGGGGCGAGATTCAGATCTTCGGCTGCGACATCCGGCAGTTCAGCCAGAGTGACCTTGAGTCGCACGTTCTGCTTCTCAGCAGGGATTGCTTCGCGCTGCCGCCCTCGCTTCAGGAGATCCTGATTCGGTATCAGAGGGCTGATCAGCAGCCTGAGTCCACTCCCTGGCCAGACCGTCTGGTTCGCTGGCTTGGCGACCAGCAGAACAAACTCATCCTTCTGGATGATCCGGAGCTCTGGCCCCTGCCGGAGGACCCCGCCAATCGATTCCCTCAGGCCCTGATTCAGCAGCTGGCCAGGTCCAACCTGGTGATCCTTGCCACGCAGGACCGCTCTCTTCTGCGAGCTGCTGACGCCATCTTCGTTCTCAAGGATGGCCTGTGCAAACCCCTGGAGCGCACCACGAAGCGGGCCTCAGCTCCGGCCCGCACCTAA
- a CDS encoding HD domain-containing phosphohydrolase: protein MAYKEGARLIRRNATGQFERAGERLDEELEEDFKRVNETLDALSRSTSRYPSIGERMDRLAFYQALLAEDTLIQSLIHGYEDGSYLLITRNGQGLDAITRRPVRQGGFQAIRATYDADLNLVQSAPDPRYLSFVPQDRPWYQDSLGSGQAAVTSQYISHSTGLPGYTFSKRVSESGPVVGIDIPVSSLTDALADSLGRGVGGAQSDMALVTDEGLVVATAETTSPPALPEAEVRLPPLKEHENQSLRAAGRSGILEDPQNDGRYQSFRHDGISYAAGFIRVGVGLGRNLFVVGVIEEWRLLSEARALALRVLLSTGGVLIVVSGLVIVVSRRITRKLRALAESAEALRGFDFSETPEVHSSVLEVDQLGDTVTLLRTTIQKFITINHSLHVSVDVGTVVSDIAEEIRTVSHAERCRILIFNDTTGAYEPSASATAAAAEHAEASGASLSPSDVERLQRQGTLVAGASCGQSGGPDGGDGPWVMVPLADRSGEPMGLLLLRYDQLPQEATLGFVVALSATAALSLETGWLLRQQKEVFEALIQLIATAIDTKSPYTARHCAKVPEITLALARQANESDAPPFQSFALGPKDWEALYLAAWLHDCGKVTTPEYVVDKATKLETIHNRIHEVRMRFELLKSQAEVDYWRGVAGGESVDALRQTLADRLKQLDDDFAFVATCNIGGEAMSDADADRLTAIAATPWVRTLDDRLGMSREELSRVEGIAPAPLPTVEPLLADRPEHRIERPSDPTRDAHLAALGVTLKAPHYLYDRGELHNLSIRRGTLTDEERYKINEHIIESIRMIDSLPLPKHLKSARDIAGGHHERLDGKGYPMGLSAEELSIPARIMAIADVFEALTASDRPYKPPKTLEQVLAIMTSMAKGHHLDPDLLQLFVESGLAARFASEANAGRTETAGPA from the coding sequence ATGGCCTACAAGGAGGGGGCACGCCTAATCCGTCGTAATGCAACAGGTCAATTTGAGAGAGCAGGAGAGCGTCTAGACGAGGAGCTCGAAGAGGATTTCAAACGAGTCAATGAAACGCTTGATGCGTTGTCGCGCTCGACTTCACGATATCCGTCTATCGGTGAACGGATGGATAGACTGGCATTCTACCAAGCCCTTCTTGCCGAGGACACGCTAATCCAGTCTCTGATACATGGCTATGAGGATGGCTCTTACCTTCTGATAACCAGAAATGGTCAAGGGCTTGATGCCATCACGCGAAGGCCCGTTCGACAAGGCGGCTTTCAGGCTATTCGTGCTACATATGATGCGGATCTCAATCTGGTGCAGTCGGCTCCTGACCCGCGCTATCTGAGCTTTGTCCCCCAAGATCGCCCCTGGTATCAGGACTCGTTGGGCTCTGGACAAGCTGCAGTGACCAGTCAGTACATCAGCCACTCCACGGGACTACCTGGCTACACATTCTCGAAGCGCGTTTCGGAGAGTGGACCAGTCGTTGGTATTGATATTCCCGTTTCAAGCCTTACCGATGCCCTTGCAGACTCGCTAGGGCGTGGGGTCGGTGGCGCTCAGTCCGACATGGCGTTGGTAACTGATGAAGGCTTGGTCGTTGCCACAGCGGAGACCACCTCTCCCCCTGCTCTACCCGAGGCAGAGGTTCGCCTACCTCCCTTGAAGGAACACGAGAATCAATCTTTGCGGGCCGCTGGCCGTAGTGGCATCCTTGAGGATCCGCAAAATGATGGCCGATATCAGTCGTTTCGTCACGACGGAATCAGCTATGCAGCTGGATTTATTCGGGTCGGAGTAGGACTTGGCCGCAACCTGTTTGTGGTTGGTGTTATTGAAGAGTGGCGACTCCTTTCAGAAGCCAGGGCTTTGGCGCTGCGGGTGCTGCTCTCCACGGGAGGGGTGCTGATTGTCGTATCAGGGCTGGTGATTGTCGTTTCACGGCGGATCACGCGGAAGCTGCGCGCGCTGGCTGAGTCCGCCGAAGCCCTGCGCGGCTTCGACTTCTCTGAAACCCCCGAGGTGCACTCCAGTGTGCTGGAAGTGGACCAGCTGGGCGACACGGTGACTCTGCTGAGAACAACGATTCAGAAATTCATCACCATCAACCACAGCCTGCATGTGTCTGTTGATGTTGGCACGGTTGTGAGTGACATCGCCGAGGAGATTCGGACGGTGTCCCACGCCGAACGCTGCCGGATTCTCATCTTCAACGACACGACAGGGGCCTATGAGCCGAGTGCCTCGGCCACTGCTGCGGCGGCGGAGCACGCTGAAGCGAGTGGTGCATCGCTCTCGCCCAGCGACGTGGAGCGGCTGCAGCGACAGGGAACCCTGGTGGCTGGCGCCAGCTGCGGCCAGTCCGGCGGACCCGATGGAGGCGATGGGCCGTGGGTGATGGTGCCGCTGGCGGATCGTTCGGGGGAGCCGATGGGCCTGCTGCTGCTGCGCTACGACCAGCTGCCGCAGGAGGCCACGCTCGGATTCGTGGTGGCGCTCTCCGCTACGGCGGCCCTGAGCCTGGAAACAGGATGGCTGCTGCGCCAGCAGAAGGAGGTGTTCGAGGCGTTGATCCAGCTGATCGCCACGGCGATCGACACCAAGAGCCCCTACACAGCTCGCCATTGCGCCAAGGTCCCGGAGATCACCCTGGCCCTGGCGCGGCAGGCGAACGAGAGCGATGCCCCGCCGTTCCAGAGCTTTGCCCTTGGCCCGAAGGACTGGGAGGCGCTGTACCTGGCGGCGTGGCTGCACGACTGCGGCAAGGTCACAACACCGGAGTACGTGGTCGACAAGGCCACCAAACTGGAGACGATCCACAACCGCATCCACGAGGTGCGCATGCGCTTCGAGCTGCTCAAGAGCCAGGCGGAGGTCGACTACTGGCGGGGTGTGGCTGGCGGCGAGTCGGTTGATGCGTTGCGCCAGACGCTCGCGGACCGGCTCAAGCAGCTCGATGACGACTTCGCCTTCGTCGCCACGTGCAACATCGGCGGCGAGGCGATGAGCGATGCGGATGCGGATCGCCTCACCGCCATCGCGGCAACGCCCTGGGTTCGCACGCTGGATGACCGGCTTGGCATGTCGCGCGAGGAGCTGAGCCGCGTTGAAGGGATCGCCCCGGCACCGCTTCCCACCGTGGAGCCTCTGCTGGCGGACCGGCCCGAACATCGGATCGAACGCCCGAGCGATCCCACCCGCGATGCCCACCTGGCCGCCTTGGGGGTGACCCTGAAGGCGCCCCACTACCTCTACGACCGGGGGGAACTTCACAACCTCTCAATCCGCCGCGGCACCCTCACCGATGAGGAGCGCTACAAGATCAACGAGCACATCATCGAGTCGATCCGGATGATCGACTCCCTGCCGCTGCCGAAGCATCTGAAATCGGCCCGCGACATCGCCGGCGGCCACCACGAGCGCCTCGATGGCAAGGGCTATCCCATGGGTCTCAGCGCCGAGGAGCTCAGCATCCCGGCCCGGATCATGGCGATCGCTGATGTGTTCGAGGCCCTCACCGCCAGCGACCGGCCCTACAAGCCCCCGAAGACGCTGGAGCAGGTTCTGGCGATCATGACCTCGATGGCGAAGGGCCATCATCTCGACCCCGATCTGCTGCAGCTCTTCGTGGAGTCGGGCCTGGCCGCCCGCTTTGCCAGCGAAGCAAACGCGGGGAGGACCGAGACCGCAGGCCCCGCCTGA